A section of the Bombus fervidus isolate BK054 chromosome 9, iyBomFerv1, whole genome shotgun sequence genome encodes:
- the Rpl26 gene encoding ribosomal protein L26 translates to MKFNKLVSSSRRKNRKRHFTAPSHIRRRLMSAPLSKELRQKYNVRSMPIRKDDEVQVVRGHYKGQQVGKVVQVYRKKFVIYIERIQREKANTANVYVGIDPSKTVIVKLKMDKDRKKIIDRRSKGRLAALGKDKGKYTEDSTAAMETS, encoded by the exons ATGAAATTCAATAAACTTGTTTCTTCTTCACGCCGAAAAAACCGAAAGAGGCATTTCACGGCACCTTCTCACATTCGGAGAAGACTTATGTCAGCTCCTCTTTCCAAAGAACTTCGGCAAAAATATAACGTTCGTTCTATGCCAATTCGTAAGGATGATGAAGTTCAG gTTGTTCGTGGTCATTATAAAGGCCAACAAGTGGGAAAAGTTGTTCAAGTGTACAGGAAAAAGttcgttatatatatagaaagaaTTCAACGTGAAAAAGCTAACACTGCTAATGTATATGTTGGTATCGACCCATCCAAG ACAgtgattgtaaaattaaagatGGACAAGGATCGTAAAAAGATTATTGACAGGAGGAGTAAAGGTAGACTTGCAGCATTAGGCAAGGATAAAGGAAAATATACAGAAGACTCAACTGCAGCCATGGAAACTTCATAA